In the genome of Ignavibacteriales bacterium, one region contains:
- a CDS encoding PIG-L family deacetylase: protein MKLRLLFLILILFCSLMTFGQRETVASNEKIIMVVLAHPDDETAMGPVLAKYAADNKVYLVLAADGRYGTREHAGIPAGDSLAQIRKVETICSCNALGIEPPIFLGFHDGLGSRTGLGEYFRQTAKLKEKLKLLMEEINPDVIITFGPDGDTGHPDHRAISDITTEIILREGWYEKYPLHFVGFPNDETDTSFTSAELNSVDEKYLNVRIKYNEAHREKHFESIRCHKSQWTEDEMNEWLEMEKSNTSYTAYFRKFVVDTNIKKDFFEK, encoded by the coding sequence TTGAAATTAAGGTTGCTATTCTTAATTCTGATTTTGTTTTGCTCATTAATGACATTTGGACAACGAGAAACTGTTGCTTCAAATGAAAAAATTATCATGGTTGTACTTGCGCACCCAGATGACGAAACCGCGATGGGTCCCGTCCTTGCCAAATATGCTGCTGATAACAAAGTATATCTTGTCCTCGCAGCGGATGGAAGATATGGAACCCGTGAACACGCCGGAATTCCCGCAGGAGATTCCCTTGCGCAAATACGAAAAGTAGAAACAATTTGTTCTTGCAATGCATTAGGGATTGAGCCGCCGATATTCCTGGGTTTTCATGATGGGTTGGGTTCAAGAACTGGACTTGGCGAATACTTCCGGCAAACAGCAAAACTTAAAGAAAAGTTAAAATTATTAATGGAAGAAATAAATCCTGATGTGATAATTACTTTTGGTCCCGACGGAGATACTGGTCATCCCGACCACCGTGCAATAAGTGATATTACCACAGAAATAATTTTGCGTGAAGGGTGGTATGAAAAGTATCCGCTTCACTTTGTAGGCTTTCCAAATGATGAAACTGATACATCCTTCACAAGTGCTGAATTAAACTCCGTTGATGAAAAATACCTTAACGTAAGAATTAAATACAATGAAGCTCACAGAGAAAAACATTTTGAATCTATAAGATGTCACAAAAGTCAGTGGACAGAAGATGAAATGAATGAGTGGCTAGAGATGGAGAAAAGCAATACTTCGTACACCGCATACTTCCGGAAGTTTGTTGTTGATACAAACATCAAAAAAGATTTTTTTGAAAAATAA
- a CDS encoding dihydrofolate reductase family protein produces the protein MSKVFFDVGITIDGFIAGLNGGASNPLGDGGIQIHNWMFKQKSFRNHIKLEGGETDNVDNDIIENIFNRIGANIMGKKMFIEGEANWPEEAPFHCPVYVLTKEKREPWIRPGGTTFYFTSENIHSILQKAKEAAGNKDVRISGGADVIMQYLNAGLIDEFTLHAAPMIMGKGVRLFEKIKSTNFELEISNVINSPTVTHLYYNVKYKG, from the coding sequence ATGAGCAAAGTCTTCTTTGATGTCGGAATCACAATCGACGGGTTTATTGCCGGACTAAACGGCGGCGCAAGTAATCCGCTTGGTGACGGAGGAATTCAAATCCATAACTGGATGTTTAAACAAAAATCATTTCGTAACCATATTAAACTTGAAGGCGGTGAGACGGACAATGTTGATAACGATATAATCGAAAACATTTTCAACAGGATCGGCGCAAACATAATGGGAAAGAAAATGTTTATAGAAGGTGAGGCTAACTGGCCAGAAGAAGCCCCGTTCCACTGTCCTGTATATGTGCTTACAAAAGAAAAAAGAGAACCATGGATAAGACCCGGCGGAACAACTTTTTATTTTACAAGCGAAAACATTCACTCCATTTTACAAAAAGCAAAAGAAGCCGCGGGAAATAAAGATGTTAGAATATCAGGCGGCGCAGATGTTATAATGCAGTATCTTAATGCCGGATTGATAGATGAATTCACGCTTCACGCAGCCCCTATGATAATGGGAAAGGGTGTACGCCTTTTTGAAAAAATTAAATCAACAAACTTTGAGCTTGAAATAAGTAATGTTATTAATTCACCAACTGTTACGCACCTGTACTACAATGTTAAATACAAGGGATGA
- a CDS encoding zinc ribbon domain-containing protein, producing the protein MEQSYKNCQSCGMPMKKSPGGGGTDADGTISKKFCGYCFKDGQFINSHWTVSQMQEFVKGKMKEMGFPGFLSGFFTKNIPKLERWNKV; encoded by the coding sequence ATGGAACAGAGCTACAAAAATTGCCAGAGCTGTGGTATGCCTATGAAAAAATCACCGGGCGGAGGCGGAACTGATGCTGATGGAACAATCAGCAAAAAGTTTTGTGGTTATTGTTTTAAAGACGGGCAATTCATTAATTCTCACTGGACTGTAAGCCAGATGCAGGAGTTTGTTAAAGGGAAGATGAAAGAAATGGGTTTCCCCGGATTCTTATCAGGATTTTTCACTAAAAACATTCCTAAGCTTGAAAGGTGGAATAAAGTATGA
- a CDS encoding YafY family transcriptional regulator produces the protein MNRIDRLIAILTTLQSKKYVTAEFVAEKYEISLRTVYRDLKALGEIGVPIYFENQKGYSILKSFFLPPISLTTEEANSLILVSTLSEKFGDKTTKNNIESAISKIKAVLRSTDKDNIDLLHSQIKIYKAPDEPEKPDYLNEIQNSIINKEVLHIEYINNNEETSRREIEPIGLTFYSNQWHLIAWCWMRNSYRDFKVARIVDLKNLKEKFRKSKHYDINEYIKSLS, from the coding sequence ATGAATAGAATTGATCGACTCATAGCAATCCTGACTACGTTACAATCAAAAAAATATGTAACTGCAGAATTTGTTGCAGAGAAATATGAGATCAGCCTTCGCACAGTTTATAGAGACTTAAAAGCTCTTGGAGAAATTGGTGTTCCCATTTACTTTGAGAACCAGAAGGGATATTCAATCCTGAAAAGTTTTTTCCTTCCTCCAATTTCCTTAACAACTGAAGAGGCTAATTCCCTTATTCTTGTTTCTACTCTTTCCGAAAAGTTTGGTGACAAAACAACGAAGAATAATATTGAGAGCGCTATTAGTAAAATAAAAGCAGTATTAAGATCGACGGATAAAGACAATATTGATCTGCTGCATTCACAGATAAAAATTTATAAAGCTCCCGACGAACCAGAGAAACCAGATTATCTAAACGAGATTCAAAACTCAATTATTAATAAAGAAGTCTTGCATATTGAATATATAAACAACAATGAAGAAACTAGCCGCAGAGAGATAGAGCCAATTGGCTTAACATTTTATTCCAACCAATGGCATTTGATAGCATGGTGCTGGATGCGAAATTCCTACAGGGATTTTAAAGTAGCGCGAATAGTTGATTTAAAAAATCTGAAAGAGAAGTTTAGAAAATCAAAGCATTATGATATCAACGAGTATATAAAATCACTTTCCTAA
- a CDS encoding agmatine deiminase family protein: protein MKLFFFMLSVLLFLSCNTQKPDSDFYMPAEFHPQDAVYAGWFDNPKKDSVIAQIVSALQKSVNIKMIYDDVSIRINANKFLFGFNIDTNKIFWTQDSLRYDWIRDPGPLFLINDDGEMKIADFNWNAYGYEYVYKDFRLERTDSLYGKIEKREAERLNLGVISSEIVNEGGALEVNGNGVMMAIKETALQRNPGKSIDEIEKEYLRLTGSKKIIWLNRSPVNERVFDGPTVDNWFTGGANGHIDEVARFVAPNTILLTKIDDEERLQNPISKIDYDILEENYQILKQASDLDGKPFEIIRVPSPNLNVPEFYTELVVDDEWRRGSGLNLNSFNNGDTVRITKAVNYLNFFISNEVVLIPKYLKVGMPESEKQKDEEVKNLFEKLFPDKEIIQINPIAINRGGGGIHCVTQQQPKRKKES, encoded by the coding sequence ATGAAATTATTTTTTTTTATGCTATCGGTACTTCTGTTCTTATCATGTAATACTCAAAAACCTGACTCCGATTTTTATATGCCCGCCGAGTTTCATCCACAGGATGCTGTTTATGCCGGGTGGTTCGACAATCCTAAAAAAGATAGTGTGATTGCTCAAATTGTTTCTGCTCTTCAAAAATCAGTTAATATAAAAATGATTTACGATGATGTATCAATCAGGATTAATGCAAATAAATTTCTTTTCGGGTTTAATATTGACACAAATAAAATTTTCTGGACACAGGATTCATTACGGTATGACTGGATAAGAGATCCGGGGCCCCTCTTTCTAATTAATGATGACGGTGAAATGAAAATTGCAGATTTCAACTGGAATGCTTATGGATATGAATATGTCTATAAAGATTTTCGTTTAGAAAGAACTGATTCACTTTATGGCAAGATCGAAAAGCGAGAAGCTGAACGACTTAATCTGGGAGTCATCAGTTCTGAAATAGTGAATGAAGGCGGGGCATTGGAAGTAAACGGCAATGGTGTAATGATGGCTATAAAAGAAACTGCACTTCAACGCAATCCGGGAAAGTCGATCGATGAAATTGAAAAAGAATATCTTCGTTTGACCGGAAGCAAAAAAATAATATGGCTTAATCGTTCGCCTGTGAACGAGAGGGTTTTTGATGGACCAACAGTCGATAACTGGTTTACAGGGGGTGCAAACGGGCACATTGACGAAGTCGCAAGATTCGTTGCTCCAAATACAATTCTGCTCACAAAGATTGATGATGAAGAAAGATTACAAAATCCAATCAGCAAAATTGATTACGATATTTTAGAAGAGAATTACCAGATACTTAAACAAGCAAGTGATCTTGATGGAAAACCATTCGAGATAATAAGAGTTCCTTCTCCAAATTTAAATGTTCCTGAATTTTATACTGAGTTGGTGGTTGATGATGAATGGAGAAGAGGAAGCGGACTCAATTTAAATTCATTTAATAATGGAGATACAGTACGTATAACAAAAGCCGTCAACTACCTTAACTTCTTCATCTCAAACGAAGTTGTCTTAATTCCTAAATACTTGAAAGTTGGAATGCCCGAATCTGAAAAGCAGAAAGACGAGGAAGTAAAAAATCTTTTCGAAAAACTTTTTCCTGATAAAGAAATAATTCAAATCAATCCAATTGCTATCAACAGAGGCGGAGGAGGTATTCATTGCGTAACACAGCAGCAGCCGAAAAGAAAAAAGGAGAGTTAG
- a CDS encoding patatin-like phospholipase family protein, with the protein MRIIILIFIYAFVSLAFKTTAQTHHTIQFEKREIKLPFGLTAFESKTKPTIAIALSGGGARGLSQIGVLKALEEAGIYPDIIVGTSMGSIVGGLYSAGYSVEQLDSIASYTDWNSLLASDRERSRRDLFIEQKITEDRAIFALRLSGLNPILPTSLNDGIRLSNFLNLLSLKAPIQIENGFRDLKYTYRAVCTDLVSGKPVILDSGSLGTSMRASSSVSFLLSPITIDTLTLVDGGLVANIPAKIAAEFKPDLVVAVNTTSELHPEDDLYLPWIVADQVVSIPMRLLNQEQLGYADFVFNPAPGDLDAADFSNPGQLIKSGYEISKSNMGSFLNKLNVAYDKKITPQEFYLKNIRYINRGSKTETSLVSHYAEMDSVSSHMIVKDIDSIFTEGNIADVSIEIEEHENFTNLKINFIENPVVDHLKITANDSSLIDYALDELNGLISKPYNAKAFSKKIETILLAYRQAGYLLAGIKECGFDSLNAELYLNIEAGTIDQIQIDGNEKTNPTIILRELPFSVSDSFSIEQAEEGLTNLRSTNLFSDVNIFVKKENGENIIIVSVAEKTSGLLRVGFRTDNENRAQLSLDLRDENVLGSGTELGLLLYGGTRNRGYILEHKSNRIFDTYFTYKIDAFYKFNDVKVYGDDAPTSEKFFSRSELGEYRQIFYGASISLGTQVERFGNLIATGTYQFDEVKNNSGNQAEPYMTKIVSLMFSSTIDTQDKYPYPENGFYFHGFYETAQTILGGDVGYTNFGFEYKNHITFAGIHTLTSGLKMGFGDKTLPLSEHHSLGGQNSFFGMREYEFRGRQLFLASLQYRYKLPVKLFFDTYVLARYDLGSTWRVQEQIRFKDLRHGVGTSISFDTPIGPADFSVGRSFLFKKNVPGNPIVLGETFFYFSIGYTY; encoded by the coding sequence ATGAGAATAATAATATTAATTTTTATATATGCGTTCGTTAGTCTTGCATTTAAGACCACAGCACAGACTCACCATACTATTCAATTTGAAAAGAGAGAAATAAAACTTCCTTTCGGACTTACCGCATTCGAATCAAAAACAAAACCCACAATAGCTATTGCGCTAAGCGGCGGCGGCGCCCGAGGCTTGTCACAGATTGGCGTTCTTAAAGCATTGGAAGAAGCAGGCATCTATCCGGACATTATAGTCGGCACCAGCATGGGAAGTATTGTCGGGGGACTTTATTCTGCCGGATACAGTGTTGAGCAGCTTGATTCTATTGCGTCCTATACAGACTGGAATAGTCTGTTAGCATCGGACAGAGAAAGAAGCAGAAGAGATTTATTCATTGAACAAAAAATTACAGAAGACCGCGCGATCTTCGCGCTTCGTTTAAGCGGGCTCAATCCTATATTACCAACATCACTGAATGACGGGATAAGACTATCAAATTTTTTAAATCTTCTTTCACTAAAAGCTCCTATACAAATTGAAAACGGATTCAGAGATTTAAAGTATACGTACAGAGCTGTCTGTACTGATCTTGTCTCCGGCAAACCCGTGATACTTGATAGCGGATCTTTAGGCACTTCGATGCGGGCGAGTTCAAGCGTATCGTTTTTATTATCGCCGATAACCATTGACACACTAACTTTGGTGGATGGCGGTTTGGTTGCAAACATCCCCGCAAAAATAGCCGCTGAATTCAAACCGGATTTAGTAGTTGCCGTAAACACCACAAGCGAGCTTCATCCCGAAGACGATCTTTATTTACCGTGGATTGTTGCAGACCAGGTTGTAAGTATCCCCATGCGCCTTTTAAACCAGGAACAATTGGGTTATGCGGACTTTGTTTTCAACCCGGCACCGGGAGATCTTGATGCGGCGGACTTTTCTAATCCGGGACAATTAATTAAAAGCGGATATGAAATCTCCAAATCGAACATGGGTTCTTTTCTAAATAAACTTAACGTGGCATATGATAAAAAAATTACCCCGCAGGAATTTTATCTAAAAAATATCCGTTATATAAACAGGGGTAGTAAAACCGAAACATCGCTTGTTAGTCATTATGCTGAGATGGACTCTGTTTCCAGCCATATGATTGTTAAAGATATTGACTCAATCTTTACTGAAGGCAACATTGCAGATGTGTCAATTGAAATTGAAGAGCATGAAAACTTTACCAACCTGAAAATTAATTTTATTGAAAATCCCGTTGTTGATCATTTAAAGATTACAGCAAACGACTCATCATTAATTGACTATGCGTTAGACGAATTGAATGGATTAATTTCCAAACCATATAACGCAAAGGCATTTTCAAAAAAGATTGAAACGATATTGCTTGCGTACCGTCAGGCGGGATATCTTCTTGCCGGCATAAAAGAATGCGGGTTCGACTCATTAAACGCCGAACTATATCTGAATATTGAAGCGGGTACCATTGATCAAATTCAAATTGATGGAAACGAAAAAACAAATCCGACAATAATACTAAGAGAACTGCCTTTCTCGGTTTCCGATTCATTTTCTATTGAACAGGCAGAAGAAGGGTTAACTAACCTTAGAAGCACAAACCTGTTCAGCGACGTGAATATTTTTGTAAAAAAAGAAAATGGCGAAAACATCATCATTGTAAGTGTAGCGGAAAAAACCTCGGGACTGCTTCGGGTTGGTTTCCGGACAGATAATGAAAACCGCGCTCAATTAAGTCTTGACCTTCGTGATGAAAATGTACTCGGCAGCGGTACTGAGCTGGGTCTTCTTCTTTACGGCGGAACAAGAAACCGTGGCTATATTCTTGAACACAAATCAAACAGAATATTTGATACATACTTCACTTACAAGATTGATGCTTTCTACAAATTTAATGACGTTAAAGTTTATGGCGATGATGCGCCAACATCAGAAAAATTTTTTTCAAGATCGGAACTCGGGGAATACAGGCAGATATTTTACGGCGCATCAATTTCATTAGGCACGCAGGTGGAAAGATTCGGAAACCTTATAGCGACCGGCACCTATCAGTTTGATGAAGTAAAAAATAATTCCGGCAACCAGGCTGAACCATACATGACCAAAATTGTTAGCCTGATGTTCAGCTCAACAATTGATACGCAGGATAAATACCCTTACCCGGAAAACGGTTTTTATTTTCATGGATTTTATGAAACCGCACAAACGATACTCGGCGGCGATGTCGGCTACACAAATTTTGGTTTTGAGTATAAGAACCATATTACTTTTGCGGGCATACACACGTTAACAAGCGGATTAAAAATGGGTTTTGGTGATAAGACGCTTCCGTTGAGTGAACATCATTCTCTCGGCGGACAAAATTCTTTTTTTGGAATGAGAGAATATGAATTCCGCGGAAGACAATTATTCTTAGCCTCTCTTCAATACAGGTATAAACTGCCTGTAAAATTATTTTTTGATACTTACGTGCTTGCAAGATATGATCTTGGTTCAACATGGAGAGTTCAGGAACAGATACGCTTTAAAGATTTAAGACATGGTGTGGGCACATCAATATCGTTTGACACCCCAATAGGTCCCGCAGATTTTTCTGTCGGCAGAAGTTTTTTATTTAAGAAAAATGTTCCCGGCAACCCGATAGTTCTTGGCGAGACCTTCTTTTATTTTTCAATCGGTTATACGTATTAA
- a CDS encoding dipeptidase, translated as MSGISVSNLIKGYLLFAGILFFLQSTTTGQNQNTKTIVEKILKTSPVIDGHNDLFIHYFDCKDCPKDIDDYQLDTITKGHTDIIRWRKGGVGGQLLNVFGGTRSLDAYLKAWDLLYRLEEKYKNDLTVVGSSSEMKQAMNEGKIAILPSLEGAVRLGDNMFLVRSFYKLGLRSVTFAYSTNQLADGSDDTVKYNGISKLGEEMVKEMNRLGIIIDMSHISAEAMNDILDITKAPVIFSHSNVRALCNVNRNVPDDVLLRLKANNGLIMLTAVPYFTRKEHYEWMDRGDTLYYKIIKEFPDDKTKVDSIMEKWEREDVMPVVTVKDFADHFDYVKNLIGVDHIGIAGDYDGIYYTIKGMEDVSTYPNLLIELVNRGWTEDEVRKICSENFLRVFLDIEKVSAKLKLETAPSLMNLSEIK; from the coding sequence ATGTCAGGCATTTCTGTATCAAATCTGATTAAGGGTTATTTGCTTTTCGCAGGCATTTTGTTTTTTCTTCAATCAACAACAACCGGACAGAACCAAAACACAAAGACAATAGTTGAAAAAATTCTAAAAACATCTCCGGTAATTGATGGGCATAATGATCTGTTCATTCACTATTTCGACTGTAAAGATTGTCCGAAAGATATTGACGATTACCAGCTTGATACTATTACTAAAGGTCACACGGACATCATCCGCTGGAGAAAGGGCGGAGTGGGCGGTCAGTTACTTAACGTTTTCGGAGGAACAAGATCGTTGGACGCCTATTTGAAAGCATGGGATTTATTATACCGGCTTGAAGAAAAATATAAAAACGATTTGACTGTTGTCGGCTCATCATCTGAAATGAAACAAGCAATGAACGAAGGAAAAATTGCTATTCTTCCTTCACTTGAAGGCGCAGTAAGATTAGGTGATAATATGTTCCTTGTAAGATCATTTTATAAACTTGGATTGCGCAGTGTTACATTCGCGTATTCCACCAACCAGCTCGCTGACGGAAGCGACGACACGGTTAAGTATAACGGCATCTCCAAACTCGGTGAGGAGATGGTAAAAGAAATGAATCGTCTCGGAATTATTATTGACATGTCCCACATCTCCGCAGAAGCAATGAATGATATTCTTGATATCACAAAAGCACCTGTAATATTCAGCCACTCTAACGTAAGAGCTTTATGCAATGTAAACAGGAATGTGCCCGACGATGTTCTGTTACGATTAAAAGCTAACAATGGATTGATAATGCTTACCGCAGTTCCATACTTTACAAGAAAAGAACATTATGAATGGATGGACAGGGGCGATACTCTTTATTATAAAATCATAAAAGAATTTCCTGATGATAAAACTAAAGTCGATTCAATAATGGAAAAATGGGAGCGCGAAGATGTTATGCCTGTTGTTACCGTAAAAGATTTTGCCGATCATTTTGACTATGTAAAAAATCTTATCGGTGTTGATCATATAGGTATCGCCGGAGACTATGATGGAATATACTATACAATAAAAGGAATGGAAGATGTTTCAACATATCCTAATTTATTAATTGAGTTGGTTAACCGCGGATGGACAGAAGATGAGGTCAGGAAAATCTGTTCTGAAAATTTTCTCCGTGTTTTTCTAGATATTGAAAAAGTCTCGGCAAAATTAAAATTGGAAACAGCACCATCACTAATGAATTTATCAGAGATAAAATGA
- a CDS encoding VOC family protein, with protein MIKVKYVHTNLIAEDWKSLSEFYINVFGCVLVPPERNYSGEGIEKGTSIKNVSVRGVHLRLPGWDNGPTLEIFSYSPSAERKDKPINRSGFGHIAFEVENVLDAQQKVLNSGGKKIGEIVTLSTSDDRKVTWCYVADPEDNVIELQSWSY; from the coding sequence ATGATTAAAGTAAAATACGTTCACACTAACCTTATCGCTGAAGACTGGAAATCACTTTCAGAATTTTATATCAATGTTTTTGGCTGTGTGCTTGTTCCTCCGGAAAGAAATTACTCGGGAGAGGGAATTGAAAAAGGAACTTCAATTAAAAATGTTTCTGTAAGGGGAGTTCATCTCCGTTTGCCGGGATGGGATAACGGACCGACTTTAGAAATATTCAGTTACAGCCCTTCGGCGGAAAGAAAAGATAAACCGATTAACCGTTCGGGTTTCGGGCATATTGCCTTTGAAGTAGAAAATGTTTTGGATGCACAACAAAAAGTTTTAAATTCGGGCGGTAAAAAAATCGGGGAAATAGTCACTCTCTCAACTTCAGACGACAGAAAAGTTACGTGGTGTTATGTTGCCGATCCTGAAGATAATGTAATAGAACTTCAGTCCTGGTCGTATTAA
- a CDS encoding nuclear transport factor 2 family protein: MSANKKVVENYIDGFNKSDHEKILSCLSDDVEWILPGVFHLKGKDAFDKEIENPAFEGKPVIIVKRATEENNVVITEGTVRAKKKDAEYINLVFCDVFEMKDGLIKRLTSYLMQIQQ, translated from the coding sequence ATGTCGGCGAATAAAAAAGTTGTAGAAAATTATATTGATGGCTTCAATAAGTCAGATCACGAAAAAATACTTTCGTGTCTTTCTGATGATGTTGAGTGGATATTGCCCGGAGTATTTCATCTAAAAGGTAAAGATGCTTTTGATAAAGAAATTGAAAACCCTGCTTTTGAAGGAAAACCCGTTATAATTGTTAAAAGGGCAACTGAAGAAAATAATGTTGTCATCACCGAGGGGACTGTCCGAGCAAAGAAAAAAGATGCCGAATATATCAATCTTGTTTTTTGTGATGTGTTTGAAATGAAAGACGGACTTATAAAACGTTTGACTTCTTACTTGATGCAAATTCAACAATAG
- the yidC gene encoding membrane protein insertase YidC — MDRQTTIAFILIGAILMVWLYVSAPTPPPNQTPQTKSDSTGTTEVIKDSVKDIPPVVEKEIIKSDEKNIFSSSKNEKVIIVENELLRLEITTRGANIRRCFVKKFNNWYSIDQEEGKNIERDAVQLINYSRSNGFDLAFVTSEGKAINTANLDFETYSQKTKYLLAKEDSQKIVFTFKAEDGSRIIKTFVFYGNKYSFTADVEMAGMQSHISNNAYDLVWDGGIRFAEENSVDEANYSNASAFYGDEQVIVDASDAGTKVEKDFSGKVNWVAVRNKYFSVIIAPQKPEQVEGAFINGSRELLSDHGVKEFYSTRLILPYKNTASEKHSFTIYMGPVDYDILKTYSTNFEAIVDFGSFFGLKFIVRPIAEFVMLPLFNFLHTFIPNFGFVIIVFSLIIKVFLYPLTKSSMQSMKKMQLLQPKMAEIKEKYKDDPSKANTETMKLYSTYGINPAGGCFPLLLQMPIFIALWGLFQVAIELRQQPFIFWISDLSRPDIITVLPFKLPLFGIDQISGLALLMGITTFIQQKMTMKDPKQQMLVYIMPVMLTLMFMSFPSGLNLYYFMFNLLSIGQQYYINHKHDGMVLEPVKNPKKKQGFMARMMEAAEQNAKAQQKKRK, encoded by the coding sequence ATGGATAGACAAACAACCATAGCTTTTATATTGATCGGCGCAATTCTAATGGTGTGGCTTTATGTCAGCGCCCCAACGCCCCCGCCGAATCAAACACCGCAAACAAAAAGTGACTCAACCGGCACAACGGAAGTAATTAAGGATAGCGTAAAAGACATTCCTCCCGTCGTTGAAAAAGAAATAATCAAGTCAGATGAAAAAAACATTTTCAGTTCTTCTAAAAACGAAAAAGTAATTATTGTTGAGAACGAACTGCTGCGCCTTGAGATAACAACAAGGGGCGCAAACATCAGGAGATGTTTCGTTAAGAAGTTTAATAACTGGTATTCGATTGACCAGGAAGAAGGAAAAAATATTGAGCGAGACGCTGTTCAGTTAATAAACTACTCACGCAGCAACGGTTTCGATCTTGCCTTTGTTACTTCAGAAGGAAAAGCGATTAATACAGCCAATCTTGATTTTGAAACATACTCTCAAAAAACAAAATATCTCCTTGCTAAAGAGGATTCTCAAAAGATAGTTTTTACTTTTAAAGCGGAAGACGGAAGCAGGATTATAAAAACGTTTGTCTTCTACGGAAACAAATACAGCTTTACTGCAGATGTTGAAATGGCAGGAATGCAAAGCCACATCAGTAATAACGCGTATGATCTTGTGTGGGATGGCGGAATCCGTTTTGCTGAGGAAAACTCTGTTGATGAAGCAAACTATTCGAACGCCAGCGCATTTTACGGGGATGAACAGGTAATAGTTGATGCATCGGATGCGGGAACAAAAGTTGAAAAAGATTTTTCAGGCAAAGTCAACTGGGTTGCAGTAAGGAACAAATATTTCTCCGTGATCATAGCCCCACAAAAACCTGAACAGGTAGAGGGCGCCTTTATTAATGGATCAAGAGAATTGCTAAGCGACCATGGAGTAAAAGAGTTTTACAGCACAAGATTAATTCTTCCCTATAAAAATACTGCAAGCGAAAAACATTCTTTTACTATTTATATGGGTCCGGTTGATTATGATATACTAAAAACATATTCAACAAACTTTGAAGCAATTGTAGACTTTGGAAGTTTTTTCGGGTTAAAATTTATAGTAAGACCAATTGCTGAATTTGTAATGCTTCCGTTGTTTAATTTTCTTCATACGTTCATTCCAAATTTTGGTTTTGTGATTATTGTTTTTTCGTTGATCATAAAAGTCTTTTTGTATCCGCTCACTAAAAGCAGCATGCAGTCAATGAAAAAAATGCAGCTTCTTCAGCCAAAGATGGCGGAAATAAAAGAGAAGTATAAAGACGACCCGTCTAAAGCAAATACCGAAACAATGAAACTATATTCAACCTACGGAATTAATCCAGCCGGTGGTTGTTTCCCATTGCTGTTACAGATGCCGATATTTATCGCGCTTTGGGGTTTGTTCCAGGTGGCGATTGAACTAAGACAGCAGCCTTTCATATTCTGGATTTCCGATCTTTCCAGACCGGATATTATAACAGTATTACCATTCAAATTACCTTTGTTCGGTATAGATCAGATAAGTGGTTTGGCATTGCTTATGGGTATAACAACGTTCATACAACAAAAGATGACGATGAAAGATCCAAAGCAGCAAATGCTTGTGTACATAATGCCCGTAATGTTAACCCTGATGTTCATGAGTTTTCCTTCCGGATTGAATCTTTATTATTTTATGTTCAACCTTTTATCAATCGGACAGCAATATTATATAAACCACAAACATGACGGAATGGTTCTTGAACCAGTTAAGAACCCGAAGAAGAAACAGGGATTTATGGCGCGTATGATGGAAGCAGCCGAACAAAACGCAAAGGCTCAGCAGAAGAAGAGAAAATAG